Proteins encoded together in one Meles meles chromosome 7, mMelMel3.1 paternal haplotype, whole genome shotgun sequence window:
- the WBP2NL gene encoding postacrosomal sheath WW domain-binding protein has translation MAVNQSHTENRRGAIIPFGESVLSQCQDVELSFPQQPEGSSVFCGTKRGTVFLTSYRVIFVTSHMVSDSMFSFMMPFDLMSNCTVEQPVFTPNFIKGIIQAAPDGGWEGQATFKLAFRKGGAIEFAQMMMKAASAAARGVPLGGVNYWFGSPGLYVVSGQGGMMCSQQMPCPACPFVVYGPPQSGYGPSQAGYGSLQAGCASAQSGYGPSPGVYGTPQVGYGPPQAGYGPPPAGYRPSSGEITTEDSPSKVALKNRSLDKKADSGM, from the exons TGTCTTGAGTCAGTGTCAGGATGTAGAACTGTCCTTCCCACAGCAACCGGAGGGGTCCAGTGTCTTCTGCGGTACAAAGAGGGGAACAGTGTTTCTTACTTCATACCGG GTGATCTTCGTGACTTCACACATGGTCAGTGactccatgttttcttttatgatgcCGTTTGATCTGATGAGTAACTGCACCGTTGAACAACCAGTCTTTACCCCCAACTTCATTAAAGGGATCATTCAGGCGGCCCCAGATG GTGGCTGGGAAGGACAGGCTACCTTTAAATTAGCCTTCAGAAAAGGAGGTGCCATCGAATTTGCCCAGATGATGATGAAAGCTGCCTCTGCTG CTGCCAGAGGAGTTCCACTTGGAGGTGTAAATTACTGGTTCGGCTCTCCAGGACTGTACGTAGTTAGTGGGCAGGGGGGCATGATGTGCTCCCAACAGATGCCTTGTCCAG cctgTCCATTTGTTGTCTATGGACCCCCACAGTCAGGATATGGACCCTCACAGGCGGGATACGGGTCCCTGCAGGCGGGATGCGCATCCGCACAGTCAGGATACGGACCCTCACCGGGGGTGTATGGAACCCCACAGGTGGGATACGGACCCCCACAAGCAGGATACGGGCCCCCGCCTGCGGGATACAGACCCTCGTCTGGA GAAATAACGACTGAAGACTCACCAAGCAAAGTGGCCCTCAAAAACCGAAGTCTGGATAAGAAGGCGGACTCCGGTATGTGA